The bacterium genome includes a window with the following:
- a CDS encoding AAA family ATPase, whose protein sequence is MDYFVSILVRELTEDKFKDLVKLLEKFSTLIVQVEKDTIVGQTNDLNAVYYMFKLKEIYPEARFGFSQYLGLAKGLSKIANFGEILISEEMEPKMIELFQLTSLGMLSIEGMKSQILVCRVDVPAGEKKFPQPRALVSPIKYARSIEGLKNLLSVSKTVLVYGAAGIGKTVFIDQLIEELPDRQVFRTCCPSYPAQQPLRAILEICSQVLGLTGIKSIDERHQHISRRLKSLGIKDIGTTYLAILDFLGLEDEESILEKLDVKTRQEIIIKSVVEVLRLASWEKPAVVIIEDIDTMDVSSAGFIQSMLPQLLDEGVVFIFTSCRVQVGIAGLREYEFSEIDHKELENYVEKSIGERINLPPTGPLHVSQYISLYQEEKQAYSFNQYRGEMSLVNFSLPFADFKSIVKRRVELLNERKDALYALAMFGIEIDPQEFPGEYKELQRFEYFVDKNYLKKYGTKYIFVSSLLHEALYEMIPDRESRHARNADYYRRLEGYEGQTAFHYLRSANYKKAVEYLLKAAKAVLKKGACSSGIAYYEQALDLCRRQKEVADLEILVAINEGLADIYRALGDEEKALKYYKVVLDSYKEILRE, encoded by the coding sequence ATGGATTATTTTGTCAGCATCCTGGTGCGCGAACTGACCGAGGACAAGTTCAAGGACCTTGTAAAGCTGCTTGAGAAATTTTCCACGCTCATCGTGCAGGTTGAAAAGGACACGATCGTAGGGCAGACCAATGATCTTAATGCCGTCTATTACATGTTCAAGCTGAAAGAAATATATCCGGAAGCACGTTTTGGATTTTCACAATATCTGGGCCTGGCCAAGGGACTGTCCAAGATCGCAAATTTCGGCGAGATCCTGATATCCGAGGAAATGGAACCGAAGATGATCGAGCTTTTCCAGTTGACATCGCTGGGGATGCTCTCGATCGAGGGTATGAAAAGCCAGATCCTGGTGTGCCGTGTCGATGTGCCGGCAGGCGAGAAAAAATTCCCCCAGCCCCGCGCCCTGGTGTCGCCGATCAAATATGCGCGGTCGATCGAGGGGCTCAAAAACCTCCTGAGCGTCAGCAAGACGGTATTGGTGTACGGGGCCGCGGGCATTGGCAAGACAGTGTTCATCGATCAGCTCATCGAGGAACTGCCGGACCGTCAGGTTTTCCGGACGTGCTGCCCGTCTTATCCAGCCCAGCAGCCGCTGCGGGCGATCCTCGAGATCTGTTCGCAGGTGCTGGGTCTTACCGGGATAAAATCGATCGACGAGCGGCATCAGCATATCAGCAGGAGATTGAAATCACTGGGGATCAAGGACATCGGCACCACGTATCTCGCGATCCTTGATTTCCTCGGCCTCGAAGATGAAGAATCGATCCTGGAGAAACTCGATGTTAAAACGCGCCAGGAGATCATCATCAAAAGCGTCGTTGAAGTGTTAAGGCTGGCATCCTGGGAAAAACCCGCGGTGGTGATCATCGAGGACATCGATACGATGGATGTGTCGTCCGCGGGTTTTATCCAGAGCATGCTGCCGCAGTTGCTCGACGAGGGCGTTGTTTTTATCTTCACCTCGTGCCGCGTGCAGGTAGGAATTGCCGGTTTAAGAGAGTATGAGTTCTCCGAGATCGACCACAAGGAGCTTGAGAATTACGTCGAGAAATCGATCGGCGAGCGGATCAATCTGCCGCCCACCGGACCGCTGCATGTCAGTCAATACATCTCCCTGTACCAGGAAGAAAAACAAGCGTATTCATTTAACCAGTACCGCGGGGAGATGTCATTGGTGAATTTCAGCCTGCCCTTCGCCGACTTCAAGTCGATAGTCAAACGGCGCGTCGAACTGCTCAATGAAAGGAAGGATGCGCTATACGCCCTGGCGATGTTCGGCATTGAGATCGATCCACAGGAATTCCCCGGCGAATACAAGGAACTGCAGCGGTTCGAATATTTTGTCGATAAGAACTATCTCAAGAAGTACGGCACCAAATATATTTTCGTCTCGTCGTTGCTGCACGAAGCCCTATATGAAATGATCCCGGACCGTGAATCACGGCATGCACGGAATGCCGATTACTACCGCCGTCTGGAGGGATATGAAGGGCAAACGGCGTTCCATTATCTCAGGTCCGCCAACTACAAGAAAGCGGTCGAATACCTGCTAAAAGCGGCAAAGGCGGTTTTGAAAAAAGGAGCCTGCAGTTCGGGGATTGCCTATTATGAGCAGGCCCTGGACCTATGCCGCCGGCAAAAAGAGGTTGCGGACCTGGAGATCCTCGTGGCTATTAACGAAGGCCTGGCCGATATCTACCGGGCGCTCGGTGACGAGGAAAAAGCATTGAAATACTACAAGGTAGTCCTGGATAGCTACAAAGAAATCCTACGGGAATGA
- a CDS encoding cytidine deaminase, which translates to MAKASSGNAGSFQKAAKALVRAVKRSDRYCYAPYSKVRVSAGLYCSSGAIYTAVNVENSSYSLSMCAERAVLYKAWSEGERSFMLMLVWSPQIDFITPCGACLQVLGELAPDLMIATVNNQDEFMFYPLATLIAKPFRL; encoded by the coding sequence ATGGCGAAAGCTTCCTCCGGTAACGCTGGTTCCTTTCAAAAGGCCGCGAAAGCTCTGGTCAGGGCGGTCAAGAGATCGGACCGCTACTGTTACGCTCCCTATTCTAAGGTGCGTGTGAGCGCCGGATTATACTGCTCGAGCGGCGCGATCTACACCGCGGTCAATGTTGAGAACAGTTCATATTCCCTCAGCATGTGCGCCGAACGGGCAGTTTTGTACAAGGCCTGGTCTGAAGGCGAACGTTCGTTCATGCTCATGCTTGTTTGGTCGCCGCAGATCGATTTCATCACACCGTGCGGCGCGTGCCTTCAGGTATTGGGCGAGCTCGCGCCCGATCTGATGATCGCCACGGTAAATAACCAGGATGAATTCATGTTCTATCCGCTGGCGACCCTGATCGCAAAACCATTCCGGCTGTGA
- a CDS encoding phosphopentomutase, with product MMRRAIVLILDGVGIGALPDAERYGDTGSNTLANLASASGGLKLPVLENLGLGNIASIDGVKRVPRPLASYGKMAEISPGKDSTTGHWELMGLVLDQPFPVYPDGFPAEIIKEFEARIGHRVIGNVPASGTEIIKTMGEEHIKSKRPIVYTSADSVFQIACHVDVFPLKELYGFCEVARNLLQGEHAVARVIARPFTGKHPDFYRTPDRRDFSLPPFGPTLLDLAKDQGCEVIVIGKVDNLFGNRGYTETYHSVNNLECMDHVCRVMDRTFKGLIIANFVQFDMDWGHRNNIKGFKDGLVEIDRSIGRSVEMVRKDDILMITADHGNDPTTVSTDHSREFVPLLAYIPGQDGRDLGVRSSFADMARTIAQYLGIDGIKHGESFLR from the coding sequence TTGATGAGAAGGGCGATCGTGTTGATCCTTGACGGAGTGGGTATCGGAGCCCTGCCTGATGCAGAGCGATACGGAGACACCGGCAGCAACACTCTGGCCAACCTGGCCAGCGCCAGCGGCGGTCTGAAACTACCCGTGCTCGAGAACCTTGGACTGGGGAATATCGCGTCCATTGACGGTGTCAAGCGTGTTCCCAGACCGCTTGCCTCTTACGGTAAGATGGCGGAAATATCTCCAGGCAAGGATTCCACGACCGGTCACTGGGAGCTGATGGGGCTCGTTCTTGACCAGCCCTTTCCCGTTTATCCGGATGGTTTTCCGGCCGAGATCATCAAAGAATTCGAGGCACGTATCGGGCACAGGGTGATCGGCAATGTACCGGCATCAGGCACAGAGATAATCAAGACCATGGGCGAGGAACACATTAAATCAAAGAGGCCGATCGTGTACACCTCGGCGGACAGCGTCTTTCAGATCGCCTGCCATGTTGACGTTTTCCCTTTGAAAGAGCTGTACGGGTTCTGCGAGGTCGCCCGGAACCTGCTGCAGGGCGAACACGCCGTGGCGAGGGTCATTGCCCGTCCGTTCACCGGGAAGCACCCTGATTTCTACCGCACACCGGACCGCCGGGATTTTTCGCTGCCGCCTTTTGGTCCCACGCTCCTTGACCTGGCTAAGGATCAGGGATGCGAGGTCATCGTGATCGGCAAGGTCGACAATTTATTCGGGAACCGCGGCTATACCGAGACCTATCACTCGGTCAATAATTTAGAATGCATGGATCATGTTTGTCGCGTGATGGACAGGACATTCAAGGGATTGATCATCGCGAATTTCGTGCAATTTGACATGGATTGGGGACACCGCAACAATATCAAGGGTTTCAAGGATGGCCTGGTTGAGATCGACCGGTCCATCGGAAGATCGGTAGAAATGGTGCGCAAGGACGATATTTTAATGATCACGGCCGATCATGGGAATGACCCGACGACAGTTTCCACCGACCACTCGAGGGAGTTCGTTCCTTTGCTCGCCTATATCCCCGGCCAGGATGGTCGGGACCTGGGCGTCAGAAGCTCCTTTGCCGATATGGCAAGAACGATCGCGCAGTACCTTGGCATCGATGGTATCAAACATGGCGAAAGCTTCCTCCGGTAA
- a CDS encoding T9SS type A sorting domain-containing protein: MKKIALVLLVAMIVPMLYGYKVMPGVTRGTTGTVNSGHDLPIYTPAARQNVVLFVEDWNGTFGVATHPDPNWDGVLTTLIPGEYGWFQTTASPQDGPDLATMQTYQIVIWNCYDDFWTDDALTANDQTNIADYITGGGKVWLIGQDIIYSGVQLSWLTPNFHLASYVEDYNYNIATADLLGEAEIAGWTFIATSDYVSNPFFCDDLTPDAEAHHVILDQGYSAYPSIASPNTLPLNTSFWTVDGRSPSSQADWEGMVLGMLTAFGYTGVQEKPVDVRASAFGFAPQTPGLAKGSTVISYVVIEPGRVTLDVYDGSGRHVITVIDGYQDAGVRSADLDANQLSDGVYILRLTAGEMTASHKLVVAK; this comes from the coding sequence ATGAAAAAAATAGCATTGGTTTTATTGGTGGCCATGATCGTACCCATGCTGTACGGGTATAAGGTCATGCCCGGCGTTACCCGGGGGACCACCGGGACCGTTAACAGCGGTCACGACCTGCCGATATACACGCCGGCCGCACGGCAGAATGTCGTGCTCTTTGTCGAGGACTGGAACGGCACGTTCGGCGTGGCTACCCATCCTGACCCGAACTGGGACGGCGTTCTGACCACGCTGATACCCGGAGAATACGGATGGTTTCAAACCACCGCCTCTCCTCAGGACGGCCCTGACCTGGCGACGATGCAGACCTACCAGATCGTGATCTGGAACTGCTATGATGACTTTTGGACCGATGACGCGCTGACGGCCAATGACCAGACCAATATCGCCGATTACATCACCGGCGGCGGCAAAGTCTGGCTGATCGGCCAGGATATCATATACAGCGGCGTACAATTGTCATGGCTAACGCCGAATTTCCACCTGGCCAGCTATGTCGAGGATTATAACTATAATATCGCGACCGCAGATCTTCTGGGAGAGGCGGAGATCGCCGGCTGGACTTTCATTGCCACCTCGGATTATGTATCCAATCCTTTCTTCTGTGACGATCTCACGCCTGATGCAGAAGCGCATCATGTCATCCTCGACCAGGGCTACAGCGCTTATCCTTCGATCGCGTCGCCGAATACACTGCCGTTGAACACTTCGTTCTGGACGGTTGACGGCCGCAGTCCGAGCTCGCAGGCCGATTGGGAAGGCATGGTCTTGGGCATGCTCACGGCGTTCGGCTATACCGGCGTTCAGGAAAAACCCGTTGACGTAAGAGCATCAGCTTTCGGGTTTGCGCCGCAAACACCGGGTCTGGCAAAGGGATCCACGGTTATTTCTTACGTTGTGATTGAGCCGGGCCGGGTGACGCTTGATGTGTACGACGGATCAGGCAGGCACGTGATAACCGTCATTGACGGCTATCAGGATGCCGGTGTCAGGTCTGCCGATCTTGACGCAAACCAGCTTTCTGACGGCGTTTACATCCTGCGGTTGACCGCGGGAGAAATGACGGCAAGCCACAAGCTGGTCGTCGCGAAATAA